In one Acidobacteriota bacterium genomic region, the following are encoded:
- a CDS encoding LysM peptidoglycan-binding domain-containing protein, giving the protein MTHKVKSGETLLRIAQANGITLAQLLDANPQFKTHPNAINVGDEVTIPGNTEPEPVETSPGPTIGTRSRPAAAGRTLGKLSERFETSGRGPGTVSGGEGDPGGPSYGSYQMTSKPGGGTAKRFVRQPGFAFVENFRDLDPGTPAFTAAWKNLAATHAEAFQESQHAFIKKTHFDPLVNKIKTENGLDVESRSGTLQDAVWSTSVQHGSGSSIVGAAIGAVRVTREDAGFDGALISAIYAERGRKGSNGILVHFPRASPAVQRGVANRFKEEEKLALKMLREELGG; this is encoded by the coding sequence GTGACCCACAAAGTAAAGTCAGGAGAAACCCTCTTGCGAATTGCCCAGGCCAATGGGATTACGCTGGCTCAATTGCTCGACGCCAACCCTCAATTCAAGACACACCCAAATGCCATAAACGTGGGCGATGAGGTGACAATACCAGGTAACACCGAGCCTGAACCGGTAGAGACTAGCCCTGGTCCTACCATTGGAACGAGATCTCGACCGGCTGCGGCGGGCAGGACATTGGGAAAACTATCTGAGAGATTTGAAACGAGTGGAAGGGGACCCGGCACTGTATCAGGCGGAGAAGGAGATCCTGGCGGGCCGTCATATGGCTCCTATCAGATGACGAGCAAGCCTGGAGGAGGGACGGCAAAACGGTTTGTCCGTCAGCCAGGCTTCGCGTTTGTGGAGAACTTCAGGGACCTCGACCCGGGCACCCCCGCCTTCACAGCAGCTTGGAAGAACCTTGCTGCCACCCACGCAGAAGCATTTCAAGAAAGCCAACACGCTTTCATCAAGAAAACTCACTTCGATCCGCTGGTTAACAAAATCAAAACCGAGAATGGATTGGATGTCGAGAGCAGGTCCGGCACACTGCAGGATGCCGTGTGGTCGACTTCCGTTCAGCATGGTAGCGGCAGTTCTATTGTCGGTGCGGCGATCGGCGCCGTCCGTGTCACCCGCGAGGATGCGGGATTCGATGGCGCGCTCATAAGCGCGATTTACGCTGAGCGAGGAAGGAAAGGCTCGAACGGCATTTTAGTCCATTTTCCGAGGGCCTCACCCGCGGTGCAGCGGGGCGTGGCAAACCGATTCAAGGAGGAGGAGAAGCTTGCTCTGAAGATGCTGCGCGAGGAATTGGGCGGTTGA